DNA from Criblamydia sequanensis CRIB-18:
CGGCCATTGCTAAAAAAGCCGGGGCAAGAGTGATTGTCATTACAGATGTGAATAAGAAAAGACTTGAGCTTGCGAAAAAAATGGGCGCCACCCACGCTATCAATGTAGCTAAAACTCCTCTTGCCCAAGCAATTAAGGATTATGGATTCCATAATGGGTTCACAGTCGGTATGGAAATGTCCGGAAACCCTCTTGCTTTCCAAGATATGTTAACTGCTATGCGGCATGGCGGAAAAGTGGCTCTTCTTGGTATTTTACCGCCAAACACCTTGATTGATTGGGACCTTGTTATCTTTAAGATGCTAACTCTCAAGGGGATTTACGGGCGCGAAATTTTCTCGACCTGGTTCCAGATGACGCAAATGTTAGAAGCCGGTCTTGATATTCATCCTGTTATCACCCACTATCTTAGCTTCCAAGACTTCGAAGAAGGCTTTGCCCTTATGCTTTCCGGCAATTCAGGCAAAGTGATCCTGAATTTTGACTAACCCATTCTTCTTGCGTTTAGGGTTACAAAAATGGAGCTTAGAGTCATAGCAAAAGCAGAATATAAAGGGGTTAAAAGGCCGAATCCGGCAAGACCGATGCCTATAATGTTATAAAAAAAGGCCCAAAATAGGTTTTGCCGAATTAGTTTTTTCCCCTTTTTTGATAATGCAAATAAAACCTCAATTTTTTTTAAGCTATCCTGAGTTAAAAGAACATCTGCGCTCTGAGCTGTGATATCTGACGCTGAAACAACTGAAATACTCACATTTGATGCAGTTAAAGCCGGGGCGTCATTGATCCCATCGCCTATCATGCAAATTGTTTTGCCTTCTCTTTTAAGCTTTTCAACCAACTCTTTTTTGGACAAAGGATGGCACTCCGAGAGCCATTTTGGCATTTTAAGAGAGTTTGCAACCGCTTGAACGCTTTCCTCTTTGTCTCCGGATAATAAAAATGTGTTTTCAGAGCCTAAATTTGTGATTAATTCAGAAGCTTCTTTTTTTATTTTATCTCCAAGTAAAATGGGCATGGCCTTGCCATGCGAGAAAGAAGCATAGACAGTTGTTGTAAATGATTTTGATCTTGGCTGAAAATCCTCCCCAAAACTTATCCCTATTGCATCTAGAAACTTTTTGGAGCCTAAGACAATTTTTTCATTCATTATTTCTCCTTCAATTCCCATTCCAGGGTGCTCTAAAAGAGCATTAACAGCGCAAGTTTCCTCACTTAATTCTTTAAAAATAGCTCTTGATATGGGGTGAATGGATTTCGAAGTTAAGCTTTTAAGCTGTGTCTTCTCTTTTTGACTTAATTTTTCAAGACCGTCAAGCACCAAAAACTTTCCTTCTGTTAAAGTCCCCGTTTTGTCGAAAATGAAAAATAGCGGTTCTGCAAGCACTCTAAGAACAGCCCTGTTTTTAATAATAATCCCTTCTTTGGAGAGGCTTTCTAATAGCTTGGATTCAACAAAAGGAGCTGCTATTCCAATTGCGCAAGGGCATGAAATAAGAAGAATTGCAAGAACCCTTAATAAAATATCATGAGATGAAAGGTTAAAGAAAAGAAGCTCTATTCCGGCTGTCGCCGTAATGAAAAAAAGAAGAGCCGGAACAAACCATTTAAGAATAGGTTCAACCGCTCTTTCATAACTCGTCTTTTTTCCAAGACCTTCTTCAATCATCTGGATGATCTTTTGAAGGGTGCTTTCTTCTTCGAGAGCTTCAACTTGATAGGTGAGGCTGCCATTTTGCAAAAAAGTACCTCCTACGACTTTCGCATCTTTTGATTTGAAGACAGGAAAGGGCTCTCCCGTCATTAAGGATTCATCGATGCTACCTTCCCCCTCAATCACTTTGCCATCCAAAACAATTTTTTCTCCTGAATGAACAAGAAGAGAATCCCCAATCTTAATTTCTTTAATAGGTCTAAATTCAAAACCCCCGTCCTCATTCTTTTTTCGGGCTCTTTTAGGTTTTGCTTTTAAAAGCCTTAAAAGAGAGTCTTTAGCGCTGAATTTTGCTTTTCCTTCTATGATTTTCCCCCCAAGAATTAAAGTCACGATGACGGCTAGGGAATCGAAGTATACCTCGCTGCTTCCTTTAAAAAGTTCATAAGATGAGAGAAAAAAAGAGGCTAAGATAGCCATCGTTGCAAGACTTTCCATTCCAAAGCGCTTAACCTTAGCTGCAATTAATGCTTTTTTATAAATCGGGATGGCGGAAAAAGTAACAATAGGAAGAGATAAAAAAAATGAAATCCAGGCAAATAATAAATCGTGATCACCCTTTATTTTTTCAAAGTGCGAGATGTAGATCGGATAGGCCATCATCATAATATTTAGAGAGCAAAAAGCGGCAACTCCAAAACGTTTATTCAAACTTGTTGATCGCCCTTTTTTTTCATCAGACTCTAAAAGGGAAGGTTGATAACCCATTTTATTAATGAGCTTTAAAATCTCTTCTTTGGAAATGAGACAGGGGTCAAACTCAATTTTGCCAATATCTGTCGCATAGTCCACAAGAGCTGAATAAACTCCTTTTTTTCTAAGAAGCAGATAGGAAATCCCAAGGGCGCAAGCGCTGCACCACATATCTTTTATTTCCAGGTAAAGCTTTTGCAGATCATGGGATGCGCTCTTTTTTTCCTGAATCTCTTCTAATAAATTCGGGTTTGAGATGACACCTGACTTAAGAGCCTCTTGAAAAAGCGGATTTTCCTTCTCTAACGCTTCTCCCCTTGCTTCTAGGATGGAATAAACCGTCAAGCATCCGGGACAGCAAAAAATTTTGTCTTTTGAATAGTATCCGCCGCTTGATAAGCTTCCGCATAAATTACAAGGAAGTGCGCTCATATTTCTCTCGCTATCAAAGATTTTTTAAAAAATAGAATAGCAAAGAATCCTCTTACTCTTCAAACTGCAATTTAAAGTCCTTTTAGAGCTCTTTTGCTTATGAAAGAAAAAGCAAATATCATCACCATTCGCGTAAAAGTTAAACGCGAGTCCATCCCCCTTTTTATCGATTGGCAATCGAAGTTAAATGCCTGGATTACCACTTTTCCGGGTTTTTTAAGCTTGGAAATTATTTCGGAGTGTCTCTCCAAACAAGATAGTTGGGTTATTATAGAGCGTTTTCTTGATGAAAATAGCGCGCTATCTTGGCAAAATTCGGATCAAAAAAAAGAGCTTTTTAAAGGCCTTGAATCACTAATCGATCAGGAAATGGGTCTTAGAGAAACCTTATCTTTAGAATCCAATTTGAAGAAAGGGGTAACAGAGGTCTTTGTAACTTCAGTTTCAAAAGAAATGGAAGGCGGTTATCGAAATTGGATTGCCAAAATCCATCAAGCCGAAGCTAAGTTTCCTGGATTTCAAGGGGTATATGTACAATCTCCAAGTAATGAAGAAAGCGAAACTTGGATTACTTTTTTGCAATTCGATACCCCTTATAACTTAGACCTTTGGTTAAAGTCAAAAGAGCGCCAAGATGTTTTAAACGAATCAAAGCCTTTCATAAAAAAATTAGAAAGGCATAGGGTGGTTTCCCCTTACGCAAGCTGGTTTCAAACCCTTTCTCCAGAAAATGATTTTCCCCCTGTTTGGAAACAAACCATGATTGTTCTTCTTGTTCTTTTCCCGATCGTGATGCTGGAGCAAAAATTTTTAATGCCGCTTCTTCATGAATTCAATAACTCCTTTGCCACTTTTATTAGTAATGTAATTAGTGTGACTCTTCTTGCATGGCCCTTTATGCCAATCGCCATTTATTTCTTAACCTGGTGGCTTTCTCCAAAAGAAAATAAAGCCTTGATGACTTGGCTTGGTTTCTTACTCCTATTACTTTTTTATCTTTTGGAAGTGATCTTTTTTTGGGCTCTTGGTTAATCCAATGAGTTTATTGATCGAAACATTAACCCTATTTTCTTTTTTTTAGTAAATAAAGTAATATAGCTCATAAAAAGGTTTTTTTCCCTATGCGTCTTCCTATAGCGTATCTTGGCAATCCCGTGCTTCGTAAAAAATGCAAGCCCGTCCAAGGGATTACAAAAGATGTCCAAGAACTTGTGCAAAATTTAATCGATACCATGGAAGCTGAAAATGGCATCGGGCTTGCAGCGCCGCAAATTAGCTCTACCTTAAGAGTTTTTGTCACATGTGTGCCCAAGTATTTAGAAAACGGGGAAGTCGAGCCCGGCATCATCAGAGTCTTTATCAATCCGGAAATTTTATCAGTAAGCCAAGAGACGATTGCCTTTAATGAAGGTTGTATTTCAGTTCCCGGCATAAGAGGCAAAGTGGAACGCCCTTTTATGATAAGAGTCAAAGCCCTTAATTTTGAAGGACAGGAATTTATAGAAGAATATCAAGGGCTTGAAGCGGTTTGCATTTTACATGAAAATGATCATATTAATGGCGTTTTATTCTTTGATCGCATTCATGGCAAGGAAAGAGATGAAATGGAACCCATCCTGAAAGAAATCAAAAAGAATTTTTCAAAAAAACCTGATTCTAAAAAATAAGACCTGACTTTAAACCTCTCTTATTTGTTAAAGAGGTTCTCATTATCAGGTCTTTTTTCTTTTATTGATTCTCTTCTATTTCTTGAGTAAACCCGGGAGGCGTTGTTTGAGAAGAGCGTCCCATTGAAGAGGTCCAAAAAGATAGGATGACGCAAGAGGCAAAAAAGATAAAGGAAAGCCAAGCTGTAAATTTTTTTAAGACGTCAGCAGTAGATGTTCCAAAAAGTGAGTCTTGAGAATCCCCTCCAAAAGAAGCTCCAAGACCTGTGCTTTTGCTCTCTTGCATTAAAATCACAGTGGAGAGCAAAACAGCAAGAATCATAAATAACGCTAAAGATATAAAATATAATGCGATAATCATTCGTTAACCTGTTTATTGAAATTGATGATATGATCAAAAGTATTCACGTCTAAAGAAGAGCCTCCAACAAGCAAGCCATTCACATTTTTACCTGTAAGCAGTTCTTTGGTATTACCCGGATTGACAGATCCCCCATAAAGGATTTTTATATGGCTTGCGATCTCATCGCCGAATTTTTCTTTAAGGACCTCTCTTATGAAAGAGTGCGCCTCTTCCGCTTCTTTGCCGCCGGCATGCACGCCTGTTCCAATTGCCCAAATGGGTTCATAAGCTAAGATAAGCTCTTTTCCATCTTTCAAATGGACATCTGCAAGGCCCTCTAGGATTTCGGCTCTTAAGACTTCTTCTCTCTTTCCGGATTCATTT
Protein-coding regions in this window:
- a CDS encoding heavy metal translocating P-type ATPase; the encoded protein is MSALPCNLCGSLSSGGYYSKDKIFCCPGCLTVYSILEARGEALEKENPLFQEALKSGVISNPNLLEEIQEKKSASHDLQKLYLEIKDMWCSACALGISYLLLRKKGVYSALVDYATDIGKIEFDPCLISKEEILKLINKMGYQPSLLESDEKKGRSTSLNKRFGVAAFCSLNIMMMAYPIYISHFEKIKGDHDLLFAWISFFLSLPIVTFSAIPIYKKALIAAKVKRFGMESLATMAILASFFLSSYELFKGSSEVYFDSLAVIVTLILGGKIIEGKAKFSAKDSLLRLLKAKPKRARKKNEDGGFEFRPIKEIKIGDSLLVHSGEKIVLDGKVIEGEGSIDESLMTGEPFPVFKSKDAKVVGGTFLQNGSLTYQVEALEEESTLQKIIQMIEEGLGKKTSYERAVEPILKWFVPALLFFITATAGIELLFFNLSSHDILLRVLAILLISCPCAIGIAAPFVESKLLESLSKEGIIIKNRAVLRVLAEPLFFIFDKTGTLTEGKFLVLDGLEKLSQKEKTQLKSLTSKSIHPISRAIFKELSEETCAVNALLEHPGMGIEGEIMNEKIVLGSKKFLDAIGISFGEDFQPRSKSFTTTVYASFSHGKAMPILLGDKIKKEASELITNLGSENTFLLSGDKEESVQAVANSLKMPKWLSECHPLSKKELVEKLKREGKTICMIGDGINDAPALTASNVSISVVSASDITAQSADVLLTQDSLKKIEVLFALSKKGKKLIRQNLFWAFFYNIIGIGLAGFGLLTPLYSAFAMTLSSIFVTLNARRMG
- a CDS encoding antibiotic biosynthesis monooxygenase, with the protein product MKEKANIITIRVKVKRESIPLFIDWQSKLNAWITTFPGFLSLEIISECLSKQDSWVIIERFLDENSALSWQNSDQKKELFKGLESLIDQEMGLRETLSLESNLKKGVTEVFVTSVSKEMEGGYRNWIAKIHQAEAKFPGFQGVYVQSPSNEESETWITFLQFDTPYNLDLWLKSKERQDVLNESKPFIKKLERHRVVSPYASWFQTLSPENDFPPVWKQTMIVLLVLFPIVMLEQKFLMPLLHEFNNSFATFISNVISVTLLAWPFMPIAIYFLTWWLSPKENKALMTWLGFLLLLLFYLLEVIFFWALG
- the def gene encoding peptide deformylase encodes the protein MRLPIAYLGNPVLRKKCKPVQGITKDVQELVQNLIDTMEAENGIGLAAPQISSTLRVFVTCVPKYLENGEVEPGIIRVFINPEILSVSQETIAFNEGCISVPGIRGKVERPFMIRVKALNFEGQEFIEEYQGLEAVCILHENDHINGVLFFDRIHGKERDEMEPILKEIKKNFSKKPDSKK
- the secG gene encoding preprotein translocase subunit SecG; translated protein: MIIALYFISLALFMILAVLLSTVILMQESKSTGLGASFGGDSQDSLFGTSTADVLKKFTAWLSFIFFASCVILSFWTSSMGRSSQTTPPGFTQEIEENQ